A DNA window from Candidatus Deferrimicrobiaceae bacterium contains the following coding sequences:
- a CDS encoding helix-turn-helix transcriptional regulator, giving the protein MPFCQLTLKGRKSTSPAYPATLTTWGDHLRKKRLDAKLYQKEVANRLGADESSVFNWETNNASPSIIFLPRIIEFLGYMPYEPEKKSIGEKIRIAREALGLTQGQLAKAIQIDKTTLWGWEISRRQPAQKYLERLSDFFEAEHIPEFPTSRIVSVLSEDCEPAQLGIRSEPSTLSR; this is encoded by the coding sequence TTGCCTTTCTGCCAGTTGACCCTAAAGGGTCGGAAATCCACCTCTCCCGCCTATCCTGCGACTCTGACCACCTGGGGAGACCATCTCCGTAAGAAGCGGCTCGATGCGAAGCTCTATCAGAAGGAGGTTGCGAACAGGCTCGGAGCCGATGAGTCTTCGGTCTTTAATTGGGAGACGAACAACGCTTCCCCGTCTATCATCTTCCTTCCACGCATCATCGAATTTCTGGGCTATATGCCATACGAGCCGGAAAAGAAATCCATCGGAGAAAAAATTCGAATAGCTCGGGAAGCGTTGGGATTGACGCAGGGTCAACTGGCGAAGGCTATTCAGATAGACAAGACGACTTTGTGGGGATGGGAAATCAGCAGACGGCAACCCGCCCAAAAATATTTGGAGCGATTAAGCGATTTTTTCGAAGCAGAGCATATCCCTGAGTTTCCCACCTCAAGAATCGTATCCGTATTGTCGGAAGATTGCGAACCTGCCCAACTTGGAATTCGCTCCGAACCGTCCACGCTATCCCGGTGA
- the rpmA gene encoding 50S ribosomal protein L27 — MAHKKGVGSSRNGRDSQSKRLGVKKFGGELVTAGAIIIRQRGTAVHPGDNVGIGRDHTLFALIPGRVQFDRMGKDRKKVSILALS; from the coding sequence ATGGCGCATAAAAAAGGCGTAGGCAGTTCACGCAACGGACGCGACAGCCAGAGCAAGCGGCTGGGCGTCAAGAAGTTCGGCGGCGAGCTCGTCACCGCCGGGGCGATCATCATCCGCCAGCGGGGCACCGCGGTGCACCCGGGCGACAACGTCGGCATCGGCCGCGATCACACGTTGTTCGCCCTCATCCCGGGGCGCGTTCAGTTCGATCGCATGGGCAAGGACCGCAAGAAGGTTTCTATTCTCGCGCTTTCCTGA
- the proB gene encoding glutamate 5-kinase, producing the protein MPSDDAGIRAAFFRGRKTRRVVVKLGSGILTDASLGLRETTIRRLADQVSRAWDDPGIQFVIVTSGAIAAGRKKMGLAEKPRTVALKQAAAAVGQPTLMRAYERAFDKRGRRVGQLLLTHEDFEDRQRYLNARNTLETLLSQGIVPIINENDTVATEEIRMGDNDALAALVTQMVGAGLMVLLTDADGLYTKDPNRFPDARRIPVVERIDDAMMALAGATRAGSIGTGGMASKLSAARVVSSWGTPVIITSGFAKRPVLDAIEGLDAGTLVLPQPRVRARSRKMWIANAPHVAGIITVDDGARAVLLNGGKSLLPAGVIAVSGEFGKGDAVSVCDRRGVVFARGIAGWSSAQVAKGQGYKSAEIGKLLGAGVPPEVIHRDDLTILPAARQADARKKGDKPS; encoded by the coding sequence ATGCCCTCTGACGATGCCGGGATCCGCGCCGCCTTCTTCCGCGGCCGCAAGACCCGCCGCGTCGTCGTCAAGCTCGGGAGCGGCATCCTGACCGACGCGTCGCTGGGTTTGCGCGAGACGACCATCCGGCGGCTGGCCGATCAGGTCTCCCGCGCGTGGGACGACCCGGGCATCCAGTTCGTCATCGTCACGTCCGGCGCCATCGCCGCGGGACGCAAAAAGATGGGGCTGGCCGAGAAGCCGCGCACGGTTGCCCTCAAGCAGGCCGCGGCCGCGGTCGGGCAACCCACCCTGATGCGCGCATACGAACGCGCCTTCGACAAGCGGGGCCGCCGGGTGGGACAGCTCCTGCTCACGCACGAGGACTTCGAGGACCGGCAGCGCTACCTGAACGCGCGCAACACGCTCGAGACGCTCCTGTCGCAAGGCATCGTCCCCATCATCAACGAGAACGACACGGTCGCCACAGAAGAAATCCGGATGGGCGACAACGACGCGCTTGCGGCGCTCGTCACCCAGATGGTCGGGGCCGGGCTCATGGTGCTGCTCACCGACGCCGACGGGCTCTACACCAAGGACCCGAACCGATTTCCGGACGCCCGGCGGATTCCCGTCGTCGAGCGGATCGACGATGCGATGATGGCGCTGGCGGGCGCCACGCGCGCCGGGTCGATCGGCACGGGCGGGATGGCCTCGAAACTTTCCGCCGCACGCGTCGTCTCATCATGGGGAACCCCGGTCATCATTACCTCTGGTTTCGCGAAACGGCCGGTGCTCGATGCCATCGAAGGCCTCGACGCGGGCACGCTCGTACTGCCGCAGCCCAGGGTCCGGGCGCGAAGCCGGAAGATGTGGATCGCCAACGCGCCGCACGTCGCGGGCATCATCACGGTCGACGACGGCGCGCGCGCCGTGCTCCTGAACGGCGGCAAGAGCCTGCTTCCGGCCGGCGTGATCGCCGTGTCGGGCGAGTTCGGCAAGGGCGACGCGGTATCCGTGTGCGATCGCCGGGGCGTCGTCTTCGCCCGCGGCATCGCCGGCTGGTCGAGCGCCCAGGTCGCCAAGGGGCAGGGGTACAAGAGCGCCGAGATCGGCAAGTTGCTCGGCGCCGGCGTGCCGCCCGAGGTCATCCACCGGGACGACCTGACGATTCTCCCCGCGGCGCGGCAAGCCGACGCCCGGAAAAAAGGAGACAAACCCTCATGA
- a CDS encoding reverse transcriptase family protein, with protein sequence MKKELITIRIKSIESLCHHLGTNPLELEKICSSIDSYYKRFTKIKNGKVRPIAEPIGRLRSILDRLQALLQRISLPQYIHGGRKKHSNITNAESHVNKPMVLKIDLKDFFPSIKSHKVYDLFCTRLECSPDVGRLLTRLTTLDGAVPQGSPTSTILSALIIEKTAKRINSMAGCHGARYDQYVDDSTLSGPVYIKKFSRTIDRIVHQAGFAVNPKKTIIMPRSTEQVVTGVRVNSKLDAPSEMIKKTRAIIEQLLDRQREGLGVSKKEIRSVRGKIAYITRLNKGAGKFLFNMAKKLSVQSSGLKIFG encoded by the coding sequence ATGAAAAAAGAATTAATAACAATACGGATAAAAAGTATTGAATCGCTGTGTCATCACCTAGGTACCAATCCATTAGAGCTTGAAAAGATATGCAGTTCCATTGATTCCTATTACAAAAGATTTACCAAGATCAAAAATGGCAAGGTGAGGCCTATTGCCGAGCCGATAGGTCGTCTCCGGAGTATACTTGATAGACTACAAGCTCTTCTTCAGCGCATTTCTCTCCCTCAGTATATACACGGTGGCCGAAAAAAGCATTCGAATATTACGAATGCGGAATCCCATGTAAATAAACCCATGGTCTTAAAAATAGACCTGAAGGACTTTTTCCCAAGTATAAAAAGTCATAAGGTGTATGACTTATTTTGTACACGTTTAGAATGCTCTCCTGATGTAGGCAGACTATTGACTAGATTAACAACTTTAGATGGTGCTGTTCCTCAAGGTTCACCGACCAGTACAATCCTTTCTGCTCTAATTATTGAAAAAACAGCGAAAAGAATTAATAGTATGGCTGGTTGTCATGGCGCTAGATATGACCAGTATGTAGACGACTCAACGTTGTCCGGTCCTGTATATATAAAGAAATTCAGCCGGACGATAGACAGGATAGTTCATCAAGCGGGATTTGCAGTCAACCCAAAGAAAACTATAATAATGCCAAGAAGTACTGAGCAGGTTGTAACTGGCGTGCGGGTGAATAGCAAATTGGATGCGCCGAGCGAGATGATAAAAAAAACACGGGCGATCATTGAGCAACTATTAGACAGGCAACGCGAGGGGTTGGGTGTCTCAAAAAAAGAGATAAGATCTGTAAGAGGCAAGATAGCGTATATAACACGCCTAAATAAAGGGGCTGGGAAGTTTCTCTTTAATATGGCAAAGAAATTGAGCGTTCAATCGTCTGGACTCAAAATATTTGGATAG
- the rsfS gene encoding ribosome silencing factor produces MHPGPGPIHGRTPHRRPSTLSRLTEGRTAIETRDQLLKCASLAADKKALQVRAIDVREIAGFTDYFLICSGSSDRQVTAIAETIHETMKHDGLFPVGTEGVTDGRWALIDYGDFVVHVFLDSVREFYNFDRLWSAAPEIPLPESE; encoded by the coding sequence TTGCATCCGGGGCCTGGTCCCATACACGGTCGAACGCCACATCGTCGACCATCGACTCTATCTCGACTGACGGAAGGAAGAACGGCCATCGAAACCCGTGATCAGCTCCTCAAATGCGCGTCCCTTGCGGCCGACAAGAAAGCCCTCCAGGTCCGGGCGATCGACGTCCGCGAAATCGCCGGCTTCACCGACTATTTCCTGATCTGCTCCGGAAGCTCCGACCGGCAGGTCACCGCGATCGCAGAGACCATCCACGAAACCATGAAGCACGACGGGCTCTTTCCCGTCGGCACCGAAGGCGTCACCGACGGCCGCTGGGCGCTGATCGACTACGGCGACTTCGTTGTCCACGTCTTCCTCGACAGCGTGCGCGAGTTCTACAACTTCGATCGCCTCTGGAGCGCGGCGCCCGAGATCCCGCTGCCCGAATCCGAGTAG
- the obgE gene encoding GTPase ObgE — MHFIDEATITVRAGDGGRGCVSFRHEKYVPMGGPDGGNGGNGGSVVLKVSTNLSTLLDFRYRNIFKAKRGTHGKGKKMHGANSPDTIIAVPPGTVVRDAETNDLLADLTKQGQTFVAAAGGRGGRGNAAFTSSVNQAPDWAKPGRPGVERRLRLELKLIAQIGLVGLPNAGKSTLLSRISAAKPKIADYPFTTLSPVLGVVSHHDEEFVVADLPGLIEGAHSGAGLGIRFLKHAERTEGLVHVVDSAHEPEEIVEAYRTIREEMEQFSPELAARPTLLVFNKIDVTGAREAADAAQHILGYPERDVLYISAVTGEGIPALLDGLAALRKRPPYAL; from the coding sequence ATGCACTTTATAGATGAAGCCACCATCACCGTCCGCGCTGGAGACGGCGGACGGGGATGCGTGAGCTTTCGTCACGAGAAATACGTCCCCATGGGCGGCCCCGACGGGGGCAACGGGGGCAACGGCGGAAGCGTCGTCCTCAAGGTCAGCACAAACCTCTCCACCCTGCTCGACTTCCGGTACCGCAACATCTTCAAAGCCAAGCGCGGCACGCACGGCAAGGGCAAGAAGATGCACGGCGCCAACTCCCCCGACACGATCATTGCCGTTCCGCCCGGAACCGTCGTGCGCGATGCCGAGACCAACGACCTCCTGGCCGATCTCACGAAGCAGGGACAAACGTTCGTGGCGGCCGCAGGCGGACGCGGGGGGCGCGGGAACGCCGCCTTCACCTCCTCGGTCAACCAGGCGCCCGACTGGGCCAAGCCGGGACGTCCCGGCGTCGAGCGACGGCTGCGGCTCGAGCTCAAGCTGATCGCGCAGATCGGCCTCGTCGGCCTTCCCAACGCCGGCAAGTCCACGCTGCTGTCCCGCATCTCGGCAGCCAAGCCGAAAATCGCAGACTACCCTTTCACGACGCTTTCGCCCGTGCTGGGCGTCGTGTCGCATCACGACGAGGAATTCGTCGTGGCCGACCTGCCGGGGCTGATCGAGGGCGCCCACTCCGGCGCGGGGCTCGGGATCCGTTTCCTGAAGCACGCCGAGCGCACCGAGGGGCTTGTCCACGTGGTCGATTCGGCGCACGAACCCGAGGAAATCGTCGAGGCCTACCGCACGATCCGGGAAGAGATGGAGCAGTTCAGCCCCGAGTTGGCCGCCCGGCCCACCCTGCTCGTTTTCAACAAGATCGACGTCACGGGCGCCCGCGAGGCGGCCGATGCCGCGCAGCATATCCTCGGCTACCCCGAACGCGACGTCCTCTACATCTCGGCGGTCACGGGCGAAGGAATCCCCGCGCTGCTCGACGGGCTCGCGGCACTCCGGAAAAGGCCCCCTTATGCCCTCTGA
- the nadD gene encoding nicotinate-nucleotide adenylyltransferase, whose amino-acid sequence MNAPETARPRIALFGGTFDPFHNGHLRMAIEVKELFGLPEIVLLPAHKPPHKPGRPVSDAASRLAMTRAAVDGLPGFAVSDIELRREGPSYTVDTVHAFRDANPGADILFVLGADSFAEIGSWHRSDALLAACDFIVLPRPGIAPGELLPPGVRVELEEPHCYSWTGASYRLPGGKRAYCPSVPGLDIASSAVRDKVRSGRCIRGLVPYTVERHIVDHRLYLD is encoded by the coding sequence TTGAACGCCCCGGAGACGGCTCGCCCCCGGATCGCCCTCTTCGGCGGGACGTTCGACCCGTTCCACAACGGGCACCTGCGCATGGCGATCGAGGTGAAGGAGCTGTTCGGGCTGCCCGAGATCGTGCTGCTGCCGGCGCACAAGCCGCCGCACAAACCCGGTCGACCGGTGTCCGACGCCGCCAGCCGTCTGGCGATGACGCGGGCGGCGGTCGACGGCCTTCCCGGCTTCGCGGTGTCCGACATCGAACTCCGTCGCGAGGGGCCCTCCTACACGGTCGACACGGTTCACGCGTTCCGGGACGCGAACCCGGGGGCCGACATCCTGTTCGTGCTGGGCGCCGATTCGTTCGCCGAGATCGGAAGCTGGCACCGGAGCGACGCGCTCCTCGCCGCGTGCGACTTCATCGTCCTGCCGCGGCCCGGAATCGCCCCGGGCGAGCTTCTCCCGCCCGGCGTCCGTGTTGAACTCGAAGAGCCGCATTGCTATAGTTGGACGGGAGCATCCTATCGGCTGCCCGGCGGGAAAAGGGCCTACTGCCCCTCCGTTCCGGGGCTCGACATCGCCTCCAGCGCCGTCCGCGACAAGGTTCGCTCCGGACGTTGCATCCGGGGCCTGGTCCCATACACGGTCGAACGCCACATCGTCGACCATCGACTCTATCTCGACTGA
- a CDS encoding NAD(P)-binding domain-containing protein, whose protein sequence is MRNDVVIIGGGPAGLLLANMLQQHGIRYRLLERGRAAQAWRDMRRGLMLLSPAVPGTDWTSLTLDRPIWALPGTKRPFPSREDFLCYLESYVRESRIRVEGGTLATGARRVPGGFSVDTTRGELTGRFLVIATGGASEPVYPDIPGIAGNPAVIHSHDFIDCMAYADQRILVVGGGNSAAELAIGLAGTAASVTLCTRNPLSYFSVSGRLDDIRGSSESLLKELIKFRIIKVREADPPAAIDGGTVRFSGGDRETFDDVVCATGYRPGWLPIDGDGVRADADGFPVISATGESSVPGLYFAGSLARFHRRCSFIHGFRNYVEKVLWDIVDKR, encoded by the coding sequence GTGCGCAACGACGTCGTCATCATCGGGGGCGGGCCTGCCGGGCTGCTCCTCGCGAACATGCTACAGCAACACGGGATCCGCTACCGCCTCCTCGAGCGGGGAAGGGCGGCCCAGGCGTGGCGGGACATGCGCCGGGGATTGATGCTTCTGTCGCCCGCGGTACCCGGCACCGACTGGACCTCCCTGACGCTGGATCGCCCCATCTGGGCGCTTCCCGGGACGAAACGCCCCTTTCCCTCGCGGGAAGACTTCCTCTGTTACCTGGAATCGTACGTCCGCGAGAGCCGGATCCGGGTCGAGGGCGGCACGTTGGCGACGGGCGCGCGTCGCGTTCCGGGCGGCTTCTCGGTCGACACGACCCGGGGGGAGCTCACCGGGCGGTTCCTGGTGATCGCCACCGGCGGGGCGTCCGAGCCCGTCTATCCCGACATTCCGGGCATTGCGGGCAATCCCGCGGTGATCCATTCGCACGACTTCATCGATTGCATGGCCTATGCGGACCAGCGGATCCTCGTGGTGGGCGGCGGCAACTCGGCGGCCGAGCTGGCCATCGGGCTGGCCGGGACCGCGGCCTCGGTGACGCTTTGCACCCGCAACCCGCTCTCCTATTTCAGCGTGTCGGGACGGCTCGACGATATCCGGGGCTCGTCCGAGAGCCTCCTCAAGGAGCTGATCAAGTTCCGGATCATCAAGGTGCGGGAGGCGGATCCGCCGGCGGCGATCGACGGCGGCACGGTCCGTTTCTCGGGCGGCGATCGGGAGACGTTCGACGACGTGGTGTGTGCGACCGGCTACCGCCCGGGCTGGCTCCCGATCGACGGCGATGGCGTCCGGGCCGATGCGGACGGTTTCCCGGTCATTTCGGCGACCGGGGAGTCGAGCGTCCCGGGCCTCTATTTCGCCGGATCACTCGCCCGCTTCCACCGCCGCTGCTCCTTCATCCACGGCTTCCGCAACTACGTCGAAAAAGTGCTCTGGGACATCGTCGACAAGCGCTAG
- a CDS encoding glutamate-5-semialdehyde dehydrogenase, producing the protein MTTSTRSVADICRAARKDSAILACAGTAQKNQALAAMARGLVDRAAWLKDENAKDMAAGRAKGLSAAMLDRLALTDDRIRQMAAGIDEVIALPDPVGEVEKMGRRPNGLWVGRMRIPLGVIGIIYESRPNVTADAAALCVKSGNAVVLRGGSEAIHSNTAIAHVLRAALADAGLPPDVVSVIESTDRSAIDELLVQEEFVDLIIPRGGEGLIRSVVEKSRIPVIKHYKGVCHSYVDAEANIDQAVAICVNAKAQRPGVCNAMETLLVHEAIAPAFLPAVAEAMKAAGVALRGDPETIRIVPGTTLATPEDWDTEYLDLILSVKVVPSMDAAIEHIRRHGSLHTEAILTQNHARAMRFVREVDASLVLVNASTRFNDGYQLGLGAEIGISTTKLHAFGPMGLSELTTTKFIAFGDGQIRS; encoded by the coding sequence ATGACGACATCGACGCGCAGCGTAGCCGACATCTGCCGGGCAGCCCGGAAAGATTCCGCGATCCTCGCCTGCGCCGGCACCGCGCAGAAAAACCAGGCGCTCGCCGCCATGGCCCGCGGCCTCGTCGACCGCGCCGCGTGGCTCAAGGACGAAAACGCCAAGGACATGGCCGCTGGCCGCGCCAAGGGACTCTCGGCCGCCATGCTCGACCGGCTCGCACTCACCGACGACCGGATCCGCCAGATGGCGGCGGGCATCGACGAGGTGATCGCGCTGCCCGACCCCGTGGGCGAGGTCGAAAAGATGGGGCGCCGCCCGAACGGCCTCTGGGTCGGCCGGATGCGCATCCCGCTCGGCGTCATCGGGATCATCTACGAGTCGCGGCCCAATGTGACCGCCGACGCCGCGGCGCTCTGCGTCAAGTCGGGCAACGCCGTCGTGCTGCGCGGCGGCTCCGAGGCGATCCATTCCAACACCGCCATCGCCCACGTGCTTCGCGCGGCGCTGGCCGATGCGGGACTTCCTCCCGACGTGGTGTCGGTCATCGAAAGCACCGACCGCTCCGCGATCGACGAGCTGCTCGTCCAGGAGGAATTCGTCGATCTCATCATCCCGCGCGGGGGCGAGGGGCTCATCCGCAGCGTGGTCGAGAAGTCGCGCATCCCGGTCATCAAGCACTACAAGGGCGTCTGCCACAGCTACGTCGACGCCGAAGCCAACATCGACCAGGCGGTCGCCATTTGCGTCAATGCAAAGGCACAGCGGCCGGGCGTCTGCAACGCGATGGAGACGCTGCTGGTCCACGAGGCGATCGCCCCGGCCTTCCTCCCGGCCGTCGCCGAAGCGATGAAGGCGGCGGGCGTCGCCCTGCGCGGCGATCCCGAGACGATCCGGATCGTGCCGGGCACCACCTTGGCCACGCCCGAAGACTGGGACACCGAATACCTCGATCTCATCCTCTCGGTCAAGGTCGTTCCCTCGATGGACGCCGCCATCGAGCACATCCGCCGGCACGGGTCGCTCCACACCGAAGCGATCCTCACGCAGAATCACGCGCGGGCCATGCGCTTCGTCCGCGAGGTCGACGCCTCGCTCGTGCTGGTCAACGCCTCCACCCGCTTCAACGACGGGTACCAGCTGGGGCTGGGCGCCGAGATCGGGATCAGCACGACCAAGCTGCACGCATTCGGCCCCATGGGCCTCTCCGAGCTGACGACAACCAAGTTCATCGCGTTCGGCGACGGCCAGATCCGGAGCTGA
- the rplU gene encoding 50S ribosomal protein L21: protein MYAVVRTGGKQLRVAPGDVVNVELLPVEAGATVELTEVLLVSSEQGTTVGTPFVPNAAVVCKSMGDGKAKKILVHKHKRRTGYARKAGHRQPFTQLTISEIRIG from the coding sequence ATGTATGCCGTGGTCCGTACAGGCGGGAAACAGCTCCGCGTCGCCCCGGGGGACGTCGTCAACGTCGAATTGCTTCCGGTCGAGGCCGGCGCCACCGTCGAACTGACCGAGGTTCTGCTCGTCTCCTCCGAGCAGGGCACCACCGTCGGCACCCCTTTCGTCCCCAACGCCGCCGTCGTCTGCAAGTCGATGGGCGACGGGAAGGCCAAAAAGATCCTCGTCCACAAGCACAAGCGCCGCACCGGCTACGCCCGCAAGGCAGGCCATCGGCAGCCGTTCACGCAGCTTACCATCTCTGAGATCCGGATCGGCTAA
- a CDS encoding tetratricopeptide repeat protein, protein MRLLFLLFAVILAAFGYISLLNGQHVSFFLSNTRQFDLTVSELVILAFSLGASIVVLGTMAKDVAEASRGWKERRERQRQETARERVAKASGLFRRGMLDEAAKELSRSLSVNADDREALELLASVEIERKNPLEAAKALTRLRQNDPTDLSVQFRLADLYRSMNDIDTALSLLKAAESFEGENPRAWIAIRDLYIQKGDMLPAYEAHKKVLRFQGKDARPADQALMTALRYEKATVRMAEGRTDDAERRLRELVKEHPQFVPAWVALAGLLQDRGKTAEAMELLAQGFKAARNPVMLIKIEDLGVESEQPQPVIRIYTELLQQFPDDADLHLFLGKFYLRLEMNDEGLEQLLKAESLEPERESLLILLAEAYRRRGRYESASQYFQRAFGYKRRFLIPFRCSSCGKATIKWSPRCPACGSWGAFAIDHGRKEYAVPATAR, encoded by the coding sequence GTGCGGTTGCTTTTTCTGCTGTTTGCCGTGATCCTCGCGGCGTTCGGCTACATCTCGCTCCTCAACGGCCAGCACGTCTCCTTCTTCCTCTCCAACACGCGTCAGTTCGATCTGACGGTCAGCGAGCTCGTCATCCTCGCATTCTCGCTCGGCGCGTCGATCGTCGTGCTCGGGACCATGGCCAAGGACGTCGCCGAGGCCTCCAGGGGCTGGAAGGAGCGGCGTGAGCGGCAGCGGCAGGAGACGGCGCGGGAGCGCGTCGCAAAAGCCTCGGGGCTCTTCCGTCGCGGGATGCTCGACGAGGCGGCCAAGGAGCTTTCCCGCAGCCTCTCCGTCAACGCCGACGACCGCGAGGCGCTCGAACTGCTCGCGTCCGTCGAGATCGAGCGCAAGAATCCGCTCGAGGCCGCCAAGGCGCTGACCCGGCTGCGGCAGAACGACCCCACCGACCTCTCGGTCCAGTTCCGGCTCGCCGACCTTTACCGATCGATGAATGATATCGACACGGCGCTCTCCCTGCTCAAGGCGGCCGAAAGCTTCGAGGGCGAGAACCCGCGCGCGTGGATCGCCATCCGCGATCTCTACATCCAGAAAGGCGACATGCTGCCGGCCTACGAGGCGCACAAGAAGGTACTGCGCTTCCAGGGCAAGGATGCCCGGCCCGCGGATCAGGCGCTCATGACCGCGCTCCGGTACGAGAAGGCGACTGTCCGCATGGCCGAAGGCCGCACCGACGACGCCGAGCGGCGGCTGCGCGAGCTGGTCAAGGAACACCCGCAATTCGTGCCCGCCTGGGTGGCGCTGGCCGGGCTGCTCCAGGACCGCGGCAAGACCGCCGAGGCGATGGAGCTGCTGGCGCAGGGCTTCAAGGCGGCGCGAAATCCGGTGATGCTCATCAAGATCGAGGACCTGGGCGTCGAGTCCGAGCAGCCGCAGCCCGTCATACGCATCTACACCGAGCTGCTCCAGCAGTTTCCCGACGACGCCGACCTGCACCTGTTTTTGGGAAAGTTCTACCTGCGGCTCGAGATGAACGACGAGGGGTTGGAACAGTTGTTGAAGGCCGAGTCTCTCGAGCCGGAACGCGAGTCGCTCCTCATCCTTCTCGCGGAAGCCTACCGGCGCAGGGGCCGGTATGAATCCGCAAGCCAGTATTTCCAGCGCGCCTTCGGCTACAAGCGCCGTTTCCTCATCCCCTTCCGCTGTTCCTCCTGCGGGAAGGCCACCATCAAGTGGTCCCCCCGCTGCCCCGCCTGCGGTAGCTGGGGCGCATTCGCCATCGACCACGGGCGCAAGGAGTACGCCGTCCCGGCCACCGCTCGCTGA
- a CDS encoding helix-turn-helix transcriptional regulator: MKTGKIIKLLRKTEDITQLELADKTGVSRVYLSQIENSKREPSLTFLKSVSKYFNVPLPLLLIGEGSDDSDVYAELRKLFVDLVGIKLNLLYDK; this comes from the coding sequence ATGAAGACTGGGAAAATTATAAAGCTGCTTAGAAAAACGGAAGACATAACACAACTAGAATTGGCAGATAAAACTGGAGTGTCTCGCGTTTATCTTTCTCAGATCGAAAACTCCAAGAGGGAGCCAAGCTTAACTTTTTTGAAGTCTGTTTCCAAATACTTTAATGTCCCACTGCCGTTACTGCTGATCGGTGAAGGATCAGATGATAGCGATGTTTACGCTGAGTTGCGGAAGCTATTTGTTGATCTTGTAGGGATAAAGTTGAATTTGCTCTATGATAAATAG